TCAAATTGTTAGTTACAGCCCCCTAAACATCGACATCGAATCCTCAGAAATGAATTGGGGCATCATTCTCTCAGGAGACACAAGGGTTATTCTTGCCCCCGTTAATCGCATTACAACCCTTATCTTTCTCGGCATTTTGGTTTCAGGGGGAGCAGTGGGTTATATCGCCTACACCATCGCAGGATTAGTGGTTAACCCCATCGAAAAAACCTCCCGAACCATTAAACAAATTGCCGCAGGAGATTTCGATGTATCCGTGGAAGTTAGTGGCGATGATGAGATTGCCCAATTGGGTGAAAGTGTCAATAACATGACCTATCAACTGCAAAACCTCCTCCTAGAACAACAAATTTTCGCCAATCAATCGAACCTCCTCAAAAACATCACCTTTGAGATGACCAAAGCCTTTGAGGTGAACGAAGTATTTTCCATCGCCGTAAGTGAAATTCGTAAAGCCTTAGGTGCAGATAGGGTAATTGTCTATAGTTTTGATGAAGATTGGGCAGGTACAATTGTATCAGAATCCGTTGATCCTCAATATCCCCAAGCCTTCGGAGCGAAAATCCATGACCCCTGTTTTGAAGAAAAATATATTGATAAATACTTTAGTGGCAGGGTTCAAGCCACCAACGATATTTATAAAGCAGGGTTAACAGATTGTCATCTCAAACAACTAGAACCTTTTGCCGTCAAAGCCAATCTTGTTGCGCCCATTATTGTTCAGGATAAACTATTAGGACTACTCATAGCCCACCAATGTTCTGCACCCAGAAACTGGCGCTCCTACGAAATTGACTTCCTTACCCAAACCGCAACCCAAGTCGGTCCTGCCCTAGAAAGGGTAATGCTTCTTGAGAATCAGCAGTTAGATAGTTTCCTCTCCAACAAACTCAAAGATATTAGTTTCAAAATCGCTGAATCCTTAACCAAAGACAAGGTTTTTGATGTAGCCACCGCTGAAACTCGTAAAGCCCTCAGAGCAGATCGAGTTATTATCTATACCTTTGATGAAGATTGGAAAGGCACAGTTATCGCCGAATCCGTTGATTCTCAATTTCCCCAAGCCCTCGGAGCGATGATCAAAGATCCTTGTTTTGCTGATAAATACGTTGATAAATATAAACAGGGTAGAGTTCAAGCGACCCCCAATATTTATACCGCAGGGTTAACTAAGTGTCACATTGAACAGTTAGAACCCTTTGAAGTGAAAGCCAATTTGGTTACACCTATTATTGTGGACGGGGAATTATTAGGGCTGTTGATTGCTCACCAATGTTCTGCCCCCCGTCAGTGGACGGAGTCTGAGTCTAGTTTTATTTCTCAGTTAGCTACCCAGATTGGTCCTGCCCTGGAAAGGGTACAACTTTTGGATCGTCAAAAATTGGCAGAAAGTACCCAAAGGCAACAGAAGGAAACCATTCAACAACGGGCATTGGAGTTGTTAATGCAAGTAGATCCAGTCTCCCAAGGGGATTTGACCATTAGGGCGACGGTGACAGAAGATGAAATTGGTACCATTGCCGACTCCTATAATGCCACCATTGAGAGTTTGAGAAAACTGGTAACCCAAGTACAGGGAGGATCTCACGCTGTAACAGAAATTGTGACAGAACAAGAGGAGTTTATTAGTAACCTCGCCACAGAAATTGTCCGTCAGTCCGATGACATTAATACCGCCCTTGAGCGTATTCAGTCTTTCTCTATGTCCGCTCGTTTGGTATTAGATAGTGCCGAACAGGCAGAACAAGCGGTACAACAGTCAAACCGCAGTGTAGAAGAAGGGGAAATGGCCATGAATCGTACGGTAGATGGTATTCTTGCCATTCGAGAAACCGTGGCCGAAACAGCGAAAAAAGTAAAACGACTCGGGGAATCAACTCAGAAAATTTCTAAGGTTGTGAACTTGATTAGTAGTTTTGCGGATCAAACTAACCTACTGGCGCTTAATGCTTCCATTGAGGCCGCCCACGCAGGGGAAGAGGGACGAGGCTTTGCGGTGGTAGCTGAGGAGGTTCGTTCTTTGGCTCGTCAGTCTGCCGAAGCTACTGCGGACATTGAAAAAGTGGTGGCTGAGATTCAGCAGGAAACCAATGAGGTGGTAAAAGCTATGGAAACTGGTACTGAACAGGTGGTAGAGGGTACAAGGTTGGTGGAAGAAACTCGTTCTTCTTTGACTCAGATTACTGCTGCTTCTGCTCAGATTAACCAGTTGGTAACAGCGATCGCAACGGCGGCGGCCGAACAGTCTCAAACTTCGGAGGAAATTACGGAAACCATGGCTGATGTGGCCTCGATCGCCTCAGAAACTTCCATGGCGGTGGATGATGTATCCCGTAAGTTCCGTAAACTGCTTAAGGTATCTGAAAACTTACAATTAAGTGTTAGTAAGTTCAAAGTTGACTAATTGATGGGGAATTTTTTCCCCTTTTCTGGCTTCTGACTGACTGCTTTATATTAACCTCAGTTCGGGATAGTAAAACCTTGTAATTGTCCATTGTCCATTGTCCATTATCCATTATCAACCATGACCCAAACACCCCAAAAGCCCCATCTCAATCTTGACAATATTCCTACTAATAATAAAACCCGTTTAGTAGTTGATGCCCCCCTGTATTCTCCCCAAAAGCCCAAAACTGTTAAAAAAGAATCGTCTCCCTTGGTGCAGTGGTTTTATGATCTTTCCCTACGGCGTAAACAGCTATTGGTATTATTGAGTGCGCAAACCGTGGCGATCGCCTCTTTGGTGGGGGTCAGTGTAACCCAGATTATTACGGGGGGACGGGCGCAATTAGTTAACCAATCCATCTCCGAGCTAGAAGCCACCAAAATTAACTATGGCATTAAAATCAATCAGATGGGTTTTGGTTTTCGGGGACAATCCGATAACACCGCCGTCATTCAAGGGGCGATCGCAGGTAACAACATTACCCCAGAAAATAAAGCCATCGTCAGACAAATCCTCGCCAACGAAATCAGCGCCCGTGACATAGAATATGCCACCTTAGTTGGTTTAGATCGCCGTATTATCGTCAACGCCAACAACGATCGCACCGGGGAACTATTTGATCCCAACGGCCTAGTTAGTAGAGTTATTGAAAATCCAGAACAAATCAGAATTAGTGAATTAGTACCATGGGAAGACTTAGAAAGAGAAAATCCCCCCAATTTAGGGCTATTTGAACCCAACAGCCCTGCCCTGATTCGTTATACCTTTACCCCCGTATTTGCCCTCAATAGTGATCAAGTGGTCGGGGTATTAGTATCAGGGGACGTAGTTAACGGTAAATATACCATCGTTGAAGATACCATTCAAGAATTTAGTGGAGGTTATGCCGCCATTTACAAACTCCTAGAAGGGGGAGAATTCCGCATGGCCACCGCCCTCATCGGACGAGGGGAAAACGAACAAAGAGATGTTGCCGTTGATAATAACGCCGTGTTAGAAAGAGCAGTTTTAGAAGACGATCGCATCGTATCCGATCGTACCGCCATCGCTGGGGAAATTCACACCGTCACCGCCGAAGTGATCAAAAACAGTTTAGGGGACTCCGTGGGTATTATCGTTCGTGGTACTCCTGAAAGGGATCTTAACTCCATTTTAAGAAACAGCGTTACCTTCCAAATCCAAGTAGCCATCGGTGTAATTCTCTTTAGTCTTTTACTGATCATTATTCTTGGCAAGGCGATCGCCCAGAGAGTAGAAGCCCTACAAAGTACCACCGAAAAATTTATGGCCGGGGATTACAACACCCAAGCCCAAATATTAGGAGATGATGAAATCGGTAAACTAGCGAGAACCTTTAACGAACTAGCCGCCAACATCGCCAACAACGAAGGAATGCTATTACTCGACAACGAAAAAGGGGTTCTCCTCCAAGAAATTACGGGTTCTCGTACCCTTGACGAAGAGGACGTAAACCAAGTATTTAACAAAGCCCTCAAAAAAGCCAAAAAAATTCTACGGGTCGATCGTCTCGTTATCTACCGTTTCAAACCCGACTGGAGTGGCTATATTTCCAACGAAGCAGGAGATCCCAGATTTCCCAGCGCCCTAGAAGAACAAATCAACGATCCCTGTATTCCCATCGAACTCAGACAAGCCTACATTAACGGTAGGGTAGTACCCACCACCGATGTTTATAACGCAGGGTTTGCCCCCGAACATGAAGCCCTCATGTATCGACTACAAATTAAATCTAATTTAGTAGTACCCATCATTAGCCAAGGAAAACTGTTTGCCCTATTCATCGCCCACCACTGTCAAAACCAACACACCTGGGGAGAAAAAGAAATCAGTTTTATGGGTCAAATTGCCCTTCGTTTTGGGGTCATCCTAGATAGGGTAGGGCTACTCAAATCCCAAATGATTGCCGCCCGTAGTGCTGAACAACTCAAAGAAATTACCCTCGCCATTGCCTCAAAAACCAACCGAGAAGAACTCTTAGAACAAGTAGTTAACGACGTTCGTTATGCTATAGGGAGCGATCGCACCATAGTCTATGAATTTGATGAAAACTGGCAGGGAACAATTATCGCCGAATCCGTAGAAGAAGAATATCCCAAAGCCCTAGGGGCAGTTATTGCCGATCCCTGTTTTGCCGATAAGTACGTAGAACGGTATCAACAAGGAAGGGTTCAAGCTACCCCCAACATTTACAAAGCAGGGTTAACCGACTGTCACCTACAGCAATTAAAACCCTTCGGAGTCATTGCCAACCTCGTTGCCCCCATCTTAGTAGATCAAAAACTATTGGGTTTATTAATCTGTCATCAATGCTCTGGGGAAAGAAACTGGGAATCAGGAGAAATTGAACTCTTTAGCCAACTATCCACCCAAGTCGGTTTAGGTTTAGAAAGGGTAAATCTATTAGAAGCCCAAAAAGAATCAGAACAAGAACAAAGACAAGCAAAAGAACTATTACAAAAACGAGCCTTAGACCTTCTCATGCAGGTAGATCCAGTGTCAGAAGGGGATTTAACCATCCGAGCCACCGTTACCGAAGATGAAATCGGTACCATTGCCGATTCCTACAACGCCACCATCGAAAGTTTAAGGAAAATTGTATCTCAGGTACAAACCGCCGCTACCTCCGTAACCAAAACCACCACCATTAACGAAAATGATGTCAATGTCTTACAAGCGGAAATCAAGGAGCAGGTATTAAACATTACCCAAGCTCTAAAAACCATCGAAGCCATGAGTAATTCTAGTACCCTGGTGGCGGAAAATGCTGAACAGGCAGAGGAGGTGCTACAAAGGGCCCAAGAAAGTGTGGAAATGGGTGAAGTAGCCATGAATCGTACCGTAAAATCAATTATGGAAATTCGGACAACGGTACAACAGGCCACCAAACAGATGAAACGCTTAGGGGATACCACCCAAAATATTTCCAATGTGGTCGGTCTGATCGGTCGTTTTGCCGCTCAAACTCACCTTTTGGCTTTGAAGGCATCCATCGAGGCCGCCCGTGCAGGGGAGCAAGGAACAGGGTTTGCGGTAATTGCTGAGGAGGTAAGAACTTTGGCTAGTCAATCGGCTTCGGCAACGGCAGACATTGATAAGCTAGTTACGGATATTCTTTCGGAAACAAAAGTAGTGGTAACGGCCATGGAACAAGGTAATGAACAGGTGGTAGAAGGTAGTAAACTGGTGGAAGAAACCCGTCAGAGTCTTAACCAAATTACGGCGGCAACCTCTCAGATTAATGAGTTGGTAGAGGCGATCGCCGAAGCGGCCTTTGAACAGTCGGAAAACTCGGAAAATGTGGGGGAAAAAATGACTGATGTGGCAAGGGTAGCGCAAAAAACTACGGTATCTGTAACCAAGCTCTCGGATTCTTTCCGTCAATTGCTTGAGGTTGCTCAGGAGTTAGAATCTAATGTGGCTCAGTTTAAAGTAGGGTAGTTAATTGATAATGGAGAATGGATAATTGATAATTCATTTTTATCAGTCCATTTCTCCATCACTTAAAACTTAATACCTTTAATGGACGTACCATGGCACATCCCTGCAGGTTATAGTTTGTTAATTGTCAATTCTTCACACCTTTACAAAACTATAAATTTTATCCCAAACGAGGGTTATCTATGCTTGGGGTAAAACTAAATTTTCAGCGCCCTCTATTACTTCCGCCGAAATAACTTTATCTTCAGGGGTTAGTTTTTCTAATACTTCTGCACCTTCGGTAACATAGGCAAATACAGCAAATCTGCCGTCCATGAGGTTATAACCGGGGGGGGTTACTTCTGTGTCAAATTTGAAGAAGAAAAACTGGGATGAACCACCATTGGGGTCGGTGCTAGGACGGGCTAAAGCCACTGCTCCATAAGCGTTAAAGGGTAACACTGGTTGTGCTAGGTACATTCCCACATCTTCGGTGGTAAAGCCGTAAATAGGCTCGGATTCTCCCTGTACTAAAATTTCGAGGGGAATAGAACGATATTTGTTAGTGTCGGGATCGATAAAACCTACTTCTTGCCCTTCGGGATCTCCTGTTTGAATGACGTAGAAGTCTTCGGCACGGATGAAGGGTAGTCCATCATAAAATTTTCTTTGCACTAAGTCAACGAAGTTACCACCTGTGACGGGGGCGCTGTAGCCATCTACCACTAGGATTAAATCTCCTTGGGTGGTGGTGATGTTTACTTTGGCTCTGCCTTTTAGTTGAGGTAAATTAGCATAATCTTGGGGTACTTCAAAGGGAAATCCTGTGACCATTCCTTCTTCTAGTTCGGTAATGTTAGCTAAAATTTCTTCTCTAACAGCAAGGATTTCTTCTCTTTTTTGTCTTTCGACTAATTCTGGTAAGGTTTCTACTTCTTCGACGATCGCATTTACTAATTCCTGGGAGCGCTCGGCAAATTCAGCGGGTACATCTTGGGCGATGTCATCGGCATGGAGTTTGAGGGCAAAGGCGGCGTTTCTTACTTCTTTATCAACTCTTTTCCAACGTTTTGATCTTAAATCTTTTTCTATTTTTTCGATGTTACTCTGAACTTCTCTGATGTTTTTATTTTCAATGGGCAGGGCATATCTCAATATTGCCTCTGGATCGGTAATCGCATCCCCTTGCGCCAAGATGGCATGGGCATTCTGCCATGGAGTAGGGGTAAGGGCGATCGCCCCTGTAAATATTAATACTGTTGCAACGATTATTTTTGTCAGGCGTTGCCACCAATTAGCTTTCATAATTAATTACTAAATTATTTTAAATACTGCTTACTGTCATTATTTCATAAACCGTAGAACAATGGACAATTAACAATGAACAATGGGCAATGGGCAATTAACAAACTATAACCTGTCACCCGCAACCTGAAACCTGAAACCTCCCTAGCACCTGCCACCTACAAACCTCACTCTAAACTCATTTTCAAAAAAATGTAACAAAATGTTGCCAACTTCAAAAATCTATGTTACATTAAGTATCAAGTAGTTGACTAAACTGCAATTATAGATATATAGGAGATTAGTTATGGAAGATAAAGGAAAATTAGGTTTCACCGCTTTTGCTGAAAACTGGAATGGTCGTTTAGCAATGTTAGGATTCTTAATCGGTATTTTAACCGAGTTATTAACTGGTCAAGGAATTCTCTCCCAGTTAGGTTTAATGTAATTCTAACCTTCGTTTCATTAATCGTTTAAATAAATTGCCCATAAAATTGAGGGGAGAGTATGTACTCTCCCTTTTTTTATCTTAACTTTTTTTGATGTAGAGAATAAAAAGCGAAAAACTTAAGAAAAACGATCAGAAATGAACTAAACAAAGAAAATTAATTATCCATTATCCATTATTAATTATCAATTGTTAATATGGTATGATCTGACAATTCGTAATTGTGAATTGTTAAAGATTGTTTCATAATTATAAAAACACTTAATAATCAGGTTGATTCGATATACATGGGATACGTTAGATACTCTAATTTTGTAAGTCTTCTTCAAGAGCGTGCAATCTCGCACCCAGATCAACTTATCTTCACCTTTTTAGGAGATGGTGAGAACGAGTCTGATTATCTAACTTATCATCAATTGGATCAACAAGCAAGGGCGATCGCCCACAAACTCCAAAGCGAAAAAGCCAAAGGAGAAAGAGCATTATTACTATATCAACCGGGCTTAGAATTTATCACCGCCTTCTTCGGCTGTCTATACGCAGGAGTCATCGCCACCCCAGCCTATCCTCCCAGGGCTAATCGCTCCTATACCCGCCTATCAGCTATTATCAAAGATGCAGGAGCATTATTCGCTCTTACGACTCAGGCACTCAAAGAGAAAATTGAGCAAAAATTAACCAAAAATAACCATATAACCTGTCTCACCACCGATAACATTCCCTCCAGTGTCGCCCAAGACTGGCAACCAGAATCCATCAGCCCATCAGAAACAGCCTTCCTACAATATACCAGCGGTTCTACAGGCACACCCAAAGGAGTTATAGTCAGTCATGGTAACCTTATTCATAACTCCCAACTAATCAAAGATTATTTCCATAACGACGAACATTGCGTGGGCTCATTTTGGCTACCACCATATCATGATATGGGCTTAATTGGTGGTATCTTACAACCAATTTACTCCTGTTTTCACACCATCACCCTGCCCCCCGTTACCTTCCTCCAGCGCCCCATCCGTTGGTTAAAAGCCATTAGTAAATATAAAGTAACCACCGCAGGAGGCCCTAACTTTGCCTATGAAATGTGTGTTAACTCCGTCACCCCCAAGCAAAAAAAAGATTTAGACTTAAGCCATTGGAAACTCGCCTTTAGTGGCGCTGAGCCCGTCAGGGCTGAAACCATCGCTAAATTTAGCCAATATTTTGCCGATTGCGGATTTCAACAAAAGAGTTTTTATCCCTGTTATGGTATGGCAGAAACCACCCTCATTGTTTCTGGGGCAAATCCTTATCAATCTCCCACCATCAAAAATATTTCGGCTACAAAATTACAACAAAACGAAATTGTTTTTAATCCCGAAAATACCACTGATATACAAAAAGTCGTCAGTAGCGGTAATATATCTCCTCAATTAGAAGTCGCCATCGTTAATCCTGACACCCTCTTAGAATGCCCTGATAACAGTGTCGGGGAAATATGGGTAAAGGGGGAAAGCGTTACCCAAGGTTATTGGTTAAAAAAAGATTTGACAAAAAATACTTTTCATGCTGAAACAAAGGATGGAAAAAAAAAGGATTTTTTGCGTACAGGCGATTTAGGTTTCATTGGTGATGGAGAGTTATTTGTTACGGGAAGATTAAAGGATTTAATTATTATTCGTGGTAGAAATCATTATCCCCAAGATATAGAAGAAAGTGTTGGACATATTCATCCAGCTATTAACCCCGAAAGTGGTGCTGCTTTTACCATTGAAACGGAAAATGATGAACAATTAGTTGTGGTTTTTGAGGTTAAAAGGACTTTTTTACAAAAGTTGAAGCAAAATGATATTTTGCAAGAGGAAATTTTTGATGCCATTCGCCAAGCTATTGCCGAAAATCATGAGTTACAGGTTTATTCTATTGTCTTAATTCGCACAGGTAGTATTCCTAAAACCTCTAGTGGTAAAATTGCTCGTTATGCGTCTAAAAAAGAATTTTTAGATGGTAATCTTCCTGTGGTTGCACAATGGAATTTAAATTCTAATTCTATTAGACATAAAGTGGTATATTTCAATAATATTAGTAGAATAAAAAATACTGTTTCTACTATTAATATTAAAGGAAATAAAAAAGCTATAAAAATACAAAAATGGTTAATTAATAATGTAGCTAATAGATTACAAGTAAATCCCAACTTAATCGATATAGAACAACCTTTTATAAATTATGGACTTGATTCTGTCCAAGCTGTTCAGCTTACGGCGGATTTAGAAGATTATTTAAACTGTAAATTGTCGCCAACTTTGGCTTATGATTACCCTAATATAAAAAGTTTATCTTTGTATTTGTCGGAGCTAAAAACTGATGAAGTTATTGCTGTAGAAGACGAAGAAAGCATAGCTAATAAAACAGAGCAAATCGCCATCGTCGGCATGGCTTGTCGTTTTCCGGGGGCGGATAACCCTCATAAATATTGGCAATTTTTATCTAAAGGTAATAACAATATCAGTAAAACTTATCTGCGCCCGAACATCGATAATTTCGGGGGGTATATAGAAGATTATGACAAATTTGATCCACAGTTTTTTGGTATTTCTGCTCGAGAGGCGATTAATATTGATCCTCAACAGCGTTTATTATTAGAAGTGGCTTATGAGGCGCTGGAAAATGCCCATTTGACGACAGAAAAATTGTCGGGTAGTGCCACGGGGGTATTTGTGGGTATCAGTAGCCAAGATTACGCCCAGTTGCAGATGAAACATGGTTGGGGGGTTAATGTTTATTCTGGCACAGGAAACTCAGGTGCGATCGCCTCTAACCGTATATCCTATAATTTTAATTTAACTGGGCCTTCTTTGAGTGTGGATACAGCTTGTTCATCCTCCTTGGTTGCGGTACACTTAGCAGTAAATAGTATTAAAAACGGTGAGTGTGACTGCGCCATAGTGGGCGGAGTTAACTTAATCCTTGCCCCTGAATTGACGGAAACCTTCCAAAAAGCAGGGATGATGGCGGAGGATGGCAAGTGTAAGACATTCTCGGAAGATGCCGATGGTTATGGGCGCGGGGAAGGTTGTGGGGTAGTTATCCTCAAACCCTTGGATAAAGCCTTAGCTGATGGTGACAAGGTTTTGGCAGTAATTCATGGTAGCGCCATTAATCAAGATGGGCGTAGTAATGGTTTAACAGCGCCCTCAGGCAAAGCGCAACAGAGGGTAATTCAATCAGCGTGGAAAAATGCGTCTATTACCCCTGATAAAATCAATTATATCGAAGCTCACGGAACAGGAACACCTTTAGGAGATCCTATCGAGGTTAATTCTTTGGCTGGTTTGTTACCTTTATTAGATGGGCAACAGACTGTTAACTATTCTTCTGTTATCGGTGAAAATGAGGAAGAGTCTTCCTCGGATAGTGTGGTTAATAATAAAGAGGAAAAGACTTCTTCTGATAGTGTGGAAAAAGATTCTTCTGTAGAGAAAGAAATAAGAGGAAAAGACTACCCTATTTGTTGGTTAGGTAGTGCAAAAACAAACATCGGGCATTTAGAAGCCGCCGCAGGTATTGCGGGATTAATTAAAACCGTCTTGATGTTAAACCATGAAGAGATACCCCCCATTGTTAACTTTAAAAAATTAAACCCCTATATCACCTTAGAAAATAGTCGCTTACAGATTGCCACTAAATCTGTGCCGTGGAAAAAATCTAGTCAACCTCGTTTTGCCGGGGTAAGTTCCTTTGGTTTTGGAGGCACAAATGCCCATGTTATAGTGGGAGATATGATGGATTCCCCCGTAACTATAGAAGCAAAAGAAGTTAAGGCACAAGAAAAAATAAAACGCCCTTACCATCTTTTAACCCTTAGTGCCACCACAGAAAAAGCCCTTCAAGATGTCGTGAATCGTTATCAAGATTATCTCATTAAAACCCAAGGGGATGATATTAGTCATATATGTTATAGCACAAATAAGGGGCGATCGCACTTTAACCACCGCCGAGGGATTCAGGCAAAAGATAAAAAAGAATTACTCGAAAAACTTGCCACCCTAACCATCAATCAAGATAACCAGATTAATCATAATCAGATAGCCTTCCTATTTACAGGGCAAGGCTCACAGTATCATAATATGGGCAAAGAATTATATCAGACTGCCCCCCTATTCCAAGACACAGTTAACTACTGCAGTGAGATACTCAGTCAATACTTAGAAAAACCCCTCACCGAAATTCTTTTTAACCCCGAGGAAAAAGAAACCCTCCATCAAACCATCTATACCCAACCCGCCATTTTCGTCATCGAATATGCCCTTGCCCAACTATGGTTATCATGGGGTATCAAACCATCTATAATGATGGGGCATAGTGTCGGAGAATATGTTGCTGCCACCCTTGCGGGAGTCTTTAGTTTAGAAGACGCCCTCAAACTCATTGCCCACCGTGGTAAACTCATGCAACAACTACCCCTCGATGGGGGTATGGTATGTCTATTTACCAACCTTGACACCGCAAAAACCCTCATCCAAAAAACAGGATTACCCCTCGATATTGCCGCAGTCAACGGTAACAGTAATATTGTAGTATCGGGCAAAAAAGAAGACTTACAACAACTACAAACCAGCGCCAAAGAAAACAAAATAAAATGTCGCCCCCTAAAAGTCTCCCATGGTTTTCATTCCCGATTGATGCAACCCATCTTGGCAGACTTTGAAAAAATTGCCCAAGAAGTTACCTATCAACCACCCCAAGGGGAAATTATCTCCAACATCACAGGAAAAACCATCGGCGCAGAAATCGCTTCCCCAGACTATTGGGTAAAACATATCAGTCATCCTGTAAACTTTGCCCAAAGTGTGGAGTATTTACAACAACAAAACTACCAAATCTTTTTGGAAATTGGTAGTAAGCCAACCCTTTTGGGTATGGCGAGAATGATAGTAGAAAACAAAACCAACCCTGATGAGTGTCTTTGGCTACCCAGTTTACGTAAAGGAGAATCTGACTGGGAAAATTTACTCTCTAGTCTAGGTATTCTTTACCAGCAAGGATTCAAAATTGACTGGCATGGTTTTCATCAAGACTATCCTTATTTACAAAGAGTTTCTTTACCCAACTATCCTTGGCAACATCAAAGATATTGGCATGGAGATAGTCACATCGTGGATGATAGTCAACAATGGTTATATGAAATAGTTTGGGAAAAAGATACTTCTATTTCTCATACCAGTGAGGAAAAAATCATGGTAGTTTCTTCCTCCAAGGAGTTAGTTATGGAGGGAGTTGCTGTCACTACCCATTCTCTTCCTAAGCATGATGTTTCAACTTCAGAAAATACCCATCATTTACCGATTAATATCCATAACGAGAAAGAGTCTTTTCCTCTCAATACCCCCAGTAGCTATTTAATCTTTGTGGATGAGAAAAAACTAGGGGAAGCATGGGCAAAAGAGTTAACCTCCCAAGGTAGTCAAGTTTATTTAGTTTATCAAGGGGAAAGTT
This window of the Cyanobacterium stanieri LEGE 03274 genome carries:
- a CDS encoding methyl-accepting chemotaxis protein, with the protein product MTQISPQSSNQKENNNNNHLSSPSPPENPTKMSPLSDSSQGLIKWWQSKNLRFKASSIATTLTILPIVIVGSIIGGTVNQAFKGEITEVQKEEAQIIGQDINLIIADRFAQAQGMAQVLPSLAAYQQRNQAELQAQLSNFQQLYKYFDTIAVFDAQGNALAESSGRAMPNHFQRTYIQQAREVRGAIVSQPIISEWDGNYGIYFASALLDPSTNEITGYLRARVPVEELQRFIAKTESYETTGENIYLVDGNNQIFLSSDTIYSTNITTTGQTDAPSTFESVRTVEQVFPSLALQEDSQLEVTTIEDQNQLTQTNQIVSYSPLNIDIESSEMNWGIILSGDTRVILAPVNRITTLIFLGILVSGGAVGYIAYTIAGLVVNPIEKTSRTIKQIAAGDFDVSVEVSGDDEIAQLGESVNNMTYQLQNLLLEQQIFANQSNLLKNITFEMTKAFEVNEVFSIAVSEIRKALGADRVIVYSFDEDWAGTIVSESVDPQYPQAFGAKIHDPCFEEKYIDKYFSGRVQATNDIYKAGLTDCHLKQLEPFAVKANLVAPIIVQDKLLGLLIAHQCSAPRNWRSYEIDFLTQTATQVGPALERVMLLENQQLDSFLSNKLKDISFKIAESLTKDKVFDVATAETRKALRADRVIIYTFDEDWKGTVIAESVDSQFPQALGAMIKDPCFADKYVDKYKQGRVQATPNIYTAGLTKCHIEQLEPFEVKANLVTPIIVDGELLGLLIAHQCSAPRQWTESESSFISQLATQIGPALERVQLLDRQKLAESTQRQQKETIQQRALELLMQVDPVSQGDLTIRATVTEDEIGTIADSYNATIESLRKLVTQVQGGSHAVTEIVTEQEEFISNLATEIVRQSDDINTALERIQSFSMSARLVLDSAEQAEQAVQQSNRSVEEGEMAMNRTVDGILAIRETVAETAKKVKRLGESTQKISKVVNLISSFADQTNLLALNASIEAAHAGEEGRGFAVVAEEVRSLARQSAEATADIEKVVAEIQQETNEVVKAMETGTEQVVEGTRLVEETRSSLTQITAASAQINQLVTAIATAAAEQSQTSEEITETMADVASIASETSMAVDDVSRKFRKLLKVSENLQLSVSKFKVD
- a CDS encoding methyl-accepting chemotaxis protein; the encoded protein is MTQTPQKPHLNLDNIPTNNKTRLVVDAPLYSPQKPKTVKKESSPLVQWFYDLSLRRKQLLVLLSAQTVAIASLVGVSVTQIITGGRAQLVNQSISELEATKINYGIKINQMGFGFRGQSDNTAVIQGAIAGNNITPENKAIVRQILANEISARDIEYATLVGLDRRIIVNANNDRTGELFDPNGLVSRVIENPEQIRISELVPWEDLERENPPNLGLFEPNSPALIRYTFTPVFALNSDQVVGVLVSGDVVNGKYTIVEDTIQEFSGGYAAIYKLLEGGEFRMATALIGRGENEQRDVAVDNNAVLERAVLEDDRIVSDRTAIAGEIHTVTAEVIKNSLGDSVGIIVRGTPERDLNSILRNSVTFQIQVAIGVILFSLLLIIILGKAIAQRVEALQSTTEKFMAGDYNTQAQILGDDEIGKLARTFNELAANIANNEGMLLLDNEKGVLLQEITGSRTLDEEDVNQVFNKALKKAKKILRVDRLVIYRFKPDWSGYISNEAGDPRFPSALEEQINDPCIPIELRQAYINGRVVPTTDVYNAGFAPEHEALMYRLQIKSNLVVPIISQGKLFALFIAHHCQNQHTWGEKEISFMGQIALRFGVILDRVGLLKSQMIAARSAEQLKEITLAIASKTNREELLEQVVNDVRYAIGSDRTIVYEFDENWQGTIIAESVEEEYPKALGAVIADPCFADKYVERYQQGRVQATPNIYKAGLTDCHLQQLKPFGVIANLVAPILVDQKLLGLLICHQCSGERNWESGEIELFSQLSTQVGLGLERVNLLEAQKESEQEQRQAKELLQKRALDLLMQVDPVSEGDLTIRATVTEDEIGTIADSYNATIESLRKIVSQVQTAATSVTKTTTINENDVNVLQAEIKEQVLNITQALKTIEAMSNSSTLVAENAEQAEEVLQRAQESVEMGEVAMNRTVKSIMEIRTTVQQATKQMKRLGDTTQNISNVVGLIGRFAAQTHLLALKASIEAARAGEQGTGFAVIAEEVRTLASQSASATADIDKLVTDILSETKVVVTAMEQGNEQVVEGSKLVEETRQSLNQITAATSQINELVEAIAEAAFEQSENSENVGEKMTDVARVAQKTTVSVTKLSDSFRQLLEVAQELESNVAQFKVG
- a CDS encoding peptidylprolyl isomerase, giving the protein MKANWWQRLTKIIVATVLIFTGAIALTPTPWQNAHAILAQGDAITDPEAILRYALPIENKNIREVQSNIEKIEKDLRSKRWKRVDKEVRNAAFALKLHADDIAQDVPAEFAERSQELVNAIVEEVETLPELVERQKREEILAVREEILANITELEEGMVTGFPFEVPQDYANLPQLKGRAKVNITTTQGDLILVVDGYSAPVTGGNFVDLVQRKFYDGLPFIRAEDFYVIQTGDPEGQEVGFIDPDTNKYRSIPLEILVQGESEPIYGFTTEDVGMYLAQPVLPFNAYGAVALARPSTDPNGGSSQFFFFKFDTEVTPPGYNLMDGRFAVFAYVTEGAEVLEKLTPEDKVISAEVIEGAENLVLPQA
- a CDS encoding high intensity light-inducible lhc-like protein — protein: MEDKGKLGFTAFAENWNGRLAMLGFLIGILTELLTGQGILSQLGLM